The proteins below are encoded in one region of Silene latifolia isolate original U9 population chromosome 2, ASM4854445v1, whole genome shotgun sequence:
- the LOC141640702 gene encoding uncharacterized protein LOC141640702 produces the protein MFTIPCSIGDKSFTHAMLDIGASINVIPYTLYETLGLPPLTKTDVVIQLADRSNIYPKGMAEDVLVEVDHLTFPADFYVLDMEVDSKATPILLGRPIMKTSKTKIDVSNGNLTMEFDGKKLTYNIYDAMRQPNDLHSCYFLNIIEPIVSQVYKLCQRDPLEVALTNDLGKEGLRVSLSREV, from the coding sequence ATGTTCACCATACCATGCTCTATTGGGGACAAGAGTTTCACCCATGCTATGTTAGACATTGGTGCATCAATCAATGTTATTCCCTATACCCTATATGAGACCTTAGGGCTTCCACCCTTGACCAAAACCGACGTAGTGATCCAACTTGCGGATCGCTCAAACATATACCCAAAGGGGATGGCGGAGGACGTTTTGGTAGAGGTAGACCACTTGACATTCCCGGCCGACTTCTATGTTCTTGACATGGAAGTCGACTCGAAGGCCACTCCAATCCTTTTGGGGAGGCCTATCATGAAAACCTCCAAAACAAAAATTGATGTATCCAATGGAAATCTCACCATGGAGTTTGACGGGAAGAAACTCACCTATAACATATATGACGCTATGAGACAACCAAATGATTTGCATTCATGCTATTTCTTGAATATCATAGAACCTATTGTCTCTCAAGTTTATAAATTGTGTCAAAGGGACCCCCTTGAGGTTGCCCTTACTAATGATTTGGGAAAAGAAGGGTTGCGGGTGTCGTTGTCTCGTGAAGTGTAG